A segment of the Malaciobacter mytili LMG 24559 genome:
AATAAATCATTTATTTATTATAATAAAAATAATTGTTTGACAATTACTGATAATTACAAATATCCAAAAGCATGTTTAAATACACCTAGGACATTTCCAAAAGATTCAAATATTTTTGATAAATTCAATGAAGCAACTTCTGACTTAGATTTAATAGTTTTAAATGAGGATGAGGCTACAAAATTAAATCTTAATGGGATAAAATTCTCAAAAATTATTTTTAAAAAATCTTATAAAAACCTACTAATCAAAGATGATTCGATTTTTTAATCTTATCATCTTTATATAAACGCCATGTTTTTTGATTGTTTTTTCTTTTTTTGAGAGTAAATACTTTTAAATAAGGTTTGTTCAAACGGTCCTTTATTTTTTAGTTACTTAGTTTTAAGGAAACAAACGATTGTTCATATAACCGCTTGAACATTGAAATTATACTAAATAAAACTTAATATAATATTATAAATTGACTATTTTATTGTATAAATAATATTATTAAATCAAAAATACTTTTTTAATATTATTTATACTTTCTTTTTTTTGTTGAATTTGAAAGTTTATTTATTCTCATTTCATCCATTTTATTTTTAAAACTTAAATAATCTATTGTTAAATCTCTGTATTTTTTCTTCATCTTTGTTGTAATTATTGAAAGATTTTTTGATTGTTCATCAGTTGCTTGTAATTTTCCTTTATTTACAAATAAATTTACTATATTTACTAATGGAAGAGATATGTCAGGATTTACACAATCGGAATATTCTATAAAACTATCTAAAAACTTCTTTGTATATTCCTCACCTAGTAAATTCATATTTTCTAATATATATAAAGTTGAAAAATAAAATAAGTTTGCATTTTCTGCAATTTTATTTTTATCTATACTCTCAATTATAGATTTTACCTCATCAACTAAAAATCTGCTCGAATATGCTTCGTCTACAAAATGTATCATTTGTATATCCCCAAGTATTTTTGGTAATTGCATACCTAAATCTTCTTCAATAAGCTTTGACAAACCTTTTCTCATTTCTAAAATATTTGAAATACTTACTTTAATTGCGTGTTCTTTATCTAAGGAATCTGTGTGCCAAGCAAATTGTAATAATTTTGCAATCATAAACTGACTTACATCTTTAAGTAATGGTTCAAAATCTTCTGGAGTATTAGATAATAATAAATCTATCTCTTTTTTAGTTATCCTTGCTTTCTGTCCAAAGTAGAAGTATGTAACATCTTCCCATAATGATGAATGATATAGTTTATAAATATCTTTAAATTCATCTGAATCATATAATTCAGTTTGCCTATTCTTAAAATATGATGCAATAAAATAATCTAAAAATGATTTATGTAAAAATTCAACATGTTCTTCTCCTATTTTAATAAGTGAAGTTCTCTCTAATTCTATAATAAATATTTCTTTATTCGTAATTAATGGAAAATTCTTAATATAATTGTCAATAAAGTTTTCAAATGAATTTCTTTTGATTATTGCTACATTATTTTTATAGAATAAATTAAAAGAAATATCTTCTAAGAAAGTCATTTTTATTGTTGGCTCAAAAATTATATTAATTTGTTCTCCATTACTATATTGATTTAAAGTCATATCAATATATCTTTTATAAAGCTCACTTATTGAAGCAGGTATTTCTTTTTGAGTTTCTGCAATTTCAATTAATAGAGATAATGACATTGGATATAGTGGGATTTGATGTTGTAGAACTTCTATACCTTTTATTAGAGTATTTAAAAGAATTTGATTTTGACTTAGCATTTTTTTTATATAATTTATAGCTTGTGATGTTTCAAAAGGAAGAAGCTCGTAGTTCTGATATTTGTGCAATTTCTTTTTCACTTCGGTACTTTTTCTTGATGTAAAAAGTAAGCTTATATTTTTTCTTTTACAATAAGCCTCTGCTTCACTAATTATTTTTTCTTTTGTTTTATTATTTACCTCATCCATACCATCAATTAATAATAAAGAAGGTAATAAAATTTCTTCTTCACTGTAACAATACTCTAATATTTTTTTCTCAATATTCTTTCCATTCGTTAAATCAGTAGCTTTTAAAACTATTGGTATACTAATTGACTTCATTTCATTACAGTTTTGTACATTAATACTATGTATTGTCTCTTCTATAATATGCATAGTTAATTTAATTACAAAAATTGTTTTTCCTGAACCTGCATCACCTTCAACTAAAATTTTATATTGGCTATTTAGTAATTTAGTAGCCATTGTATTTATAGTTTCTTTTTCTCCAAATAAATTTTCTCCAATTGTTTTTCCAATTTTAGCACTATCTGAGTTTTTAGAAATGGCTAGCAAATGTTCTTTTGATTTATTAAAGATTCTTAAATTAGGCTCTATAAATGAAGTTTCAATAAATTTGTTCTTATTTAATAAAGTTTCTGATAATTCTTTATATTTATTATGTAATGCCTCAATACTTGCTGCACCTAAAAATATATTTGAATAATATTCAGTAAAAAACTTCAACATCATATGAATATCAAAATATTTAATTTTCCCTTCATGTTCTTTTAGATTAGCATTTAAATTTGATTCAGCTTTGTTTGATATTTCACCAAAAATGCAAACATAAACTCTATTTGTTTTTAGTGGAGACAATCTGTCTTTTACATTTAAAGGTACTTCAAAACATTGTCTAATTTGAGTTGTAATTTCAAATAAAGTTTTATCAGATGCAGAACCTGATAATTTATCCATTTTAACAACAACTGCAATATTCTCAATTCCAGTTGGATCATTTAAAGATATTATTAAGTCTCTTCCCATTTCATCTCGCCCATGAGTAAGATAAACATCCCCATTTTTATTATACATTTTAGAAAACAGTATTTTAAGTTCTTTATGCATATCAACTTCTTTAAAGCTTCTAAGAATTTCTCTTTTTTGAGTATCATTAAGTCTTAATTCTGTGCTCATTATTATTCCTTATTTTTTCCATAATTATATTTGTAAATAATAATATAAGCTAACTAAAAAAATTTAGATTTACTATAAATTTATGTATAAATTTTTAATTTTGTTACAAAATAAGTTTATAGTTGAAATAAAAAAAATTAAAAGATTGCTTTATTTGGAGTTTTAGAAAGTACCACCAAAAATGGTGGTACTTCATTTAGAATTTGTAGATAAATGAGAAAGAAAGATTTTTTACATCACCTTCATCATCTAAATAGTATTTATCATACCCTACTCTTGTATAAATATTTTCTGTGAATTTTGATTCAATACCTAAACCAACTAATTTGTCTGTTCCAGTTGCTTTTGAGTATACTGAACCAAGTGTTGTATTCAGTTTTAATTCCTTAGAATATCTATGCATACCCAATTTAATAAATGGTGTAAAATAGTTATGAATTGGAGCTTTTCCTATAAGTTCTAAAGATATTGATTTAGTTTCTACTTTAATATCCCCATCAACAAATGATGTAAGAGGTTCATTTTTTAACTTAAATGTACTTCCAGGTTTAAAATCAAGTGTTGCATCACCAAATTTTGTATATGTTGTTTGTACTGCAAAGTATTTATTAATATTATATCCTAAAGTTACCCCATAACTTGTATCTTTTTCATCTAAACTTGCATTTTGTACATTCTCAATTTGTGTATCAACTTTACTTTGCCCTAGGTTTAAACCCATATAAAAATCACTCGCAAATGCTCCTGATGTAAGTATAGTTGCTGTTGCAATTGAACCAACTAATTTTTTCATTTTTTATATCTCCTTAAATATTAATGAAATTGTATTATAGCATATAAATAACATTTATTAAACAAAATGGATTAATTATATTATTAATCCATCCCTTTTTCTATTGCCATACTATTTATAACTTGTTCAGTCAAACCTGAAATATCTATTCCCTTTGAAGCTTGTCTAAACAGAGTTTGCTGAAATTCTGAATATTTACTTGTAGGAAAACATTTATTTATATATGGATCTTGATTTGGACCACACTCTTGAAAACTAATGTTTTGTAAATCATTAATCGTTATTCCTGCACAATCTTGCCATTTAACTTCAGGTGATGTTCCTGCAGGATATAATTGTTCTTTTAATCCTTCTGCAAATATTTTTGTTGTGATTTGGTCGAAGCAACAATAATCATACCCTTTTCTAACACAACCAAACCAGGAACTTTTTTCATCACAATAACTACGGGTTTGAATACATTGATCGAAATTTAAGAATTTATATGTTTTGTAATGTAACATATCCCATTGCATTGCATCCATTTCATTTTTACAAGTATTAACACTTGCAAAAACATTTGTAAATAAATCAGTAATAATAGTCAATACAAATCCACAAGGAGGACAATAGTAGCTTATAATCATTTTTACAAGCATTAATGCAACATCACCTGCTCCCATACCACCACCATCTTCATCTTTCTTATTGTTTTCATATGAAATGTGTTCACTTGCTTGAAATGTTTTAGTTCCCATACATACTGCATTTGCTGCTTTTAAATAAGCATCTGGAGAAATTGCAACTACATCAACTAAAATTGTACTCATTTGTGTAGGAGAAGTTAAACTATTTACTGAATTATCAATCATGTAATGGCTCATTACATAATTTTCACTTGTTACAGTGGAAATAGCTGCTAATTGCATAGGAGTTAATCTTAATACATGTTCCCAAGGCATCATTAATTCTTTACTTGGATCTGATGAAGAACTCCATCCTACTAAATTTGGTAAACTTGCTCCTATTGAAGCCATACAAGCATTATAGTTTTGTGTTTCTGTTGTAACATTTGTTCCTGCATAACCACCCATTAATCTTTCAGCTAATTTATATTCCGCTTCACTAGGAGCTGCTAAAGTAATTGCTGCTTGTGCACCAAATTTTATTAAATCACCTTGCGTAATATTAATAAATGATGATTTATCACCTATTACAGATTTGTCCCATTCAAGTTCTATACCTTTTAATAACTCTTTTGCTTGTTCTGTTAAAGATTTTTTTTCAGCAACTTGTTTTATAATATTTTTATTTAATTCTCTTTGAGCTTCTAAATTTTCACTTGCAGGGGTATTTATATCAGGCATTTTAGATACATTATTTATATCCATTCCTAATTTCTCTTTAATTGTATCTAGTAAACTTGTAGATCCACCCGAATTTGTTGTATCTTTTATTTTATCTAGCCCTTTTCCTATATCATTTACGGTATTATCAACATTACTCGGTATTCCTTGTAGTGATTCTGATGTACCACTAATATTACCTGCTCCATCCGTAAATAAACCACCTACTGAATCTTTTATTCCTGCATATGCACTATCTATTTTTGAAGAAATTGCATATTTGAAAGCCTCCCACTGTTTAGCAATAGAACTCATATTATTATAAACATTTGAGAGTGCTTGTGCTGCTGCATCTGCTGCTGCTTGTGCTGCATTTGCCGCTGTTTGCAATGCTGCTAATTCTGCTCCAGTAACACCTGCATCTGTCGCTGCTTTTAAGGCTTCTTGTGCTTTTGCAGCTTTTTCTCCAGTTTCATTTGCTGTTTGTCCTGCTTTATCAAGATCAGCTCCTCCAGACATATAATTCCAAGAAGAGTAAGCTTGCATTGCATAACTTACAATAGTCATTGGATCAGATAAATATGAAAAATCCCATTTTTTACCTTTAACACAAGTACCTTTCCATCCAGACCATATATGTTGAGTTCCTACTTCTAACATATTAGCACTTGTCATTGCATCTTCAAAAGCTTTTGTAAAGTCTTTTGTTTCATATCCTACACCCATTATATTAAAGTCAACTTCACCTTCAGTTGTTACTGATGCGTACTTTGCACATCCAGTTTCTATATCAACTCTTTTGTCACATCTATATACTAAATCTTTTCTTGTACTTACTGTTTTACCTGTATGGTCTGTTATTTTATGTGTCTCATTTTCACTTATCTTTACACATTGATTATCTGTATAACTTGTACAACTATTTTGTGAATAACAAGCAGAGTTACAATTTAATTCATTACTAAAAAAGTTCCCTTCTAAATCACCTCCTATATTTTGACCACCCTTACTACTACAAGTCCATCCTTGCTTTTCTTCATCATTTATTGTTCTTGTTTCAGTCGTACATACTTTATAGTCTCTACAATTATTTTGACATAACTCTTCATTCTGCCATTGTTGTACACCATCTAAGTTATCTACAAGTCCATCTTGATATTCTTGCCATTTTTGATTCGTATTACATATATATGTTAACTCTCCATTACCACCTATTGGTACTTGATTATAATCACCATAGCATCTATATTTTCTATGCTCATAAACTTTTAGTTTTGAAATAAATACTCTATTAGGATATGGGAGAGGATAGACTAATTTAATTGGTACTATTGAACCCGTTATTAAATCTTTAATTACAACCTTTTCTACTGCATTATCTATTACATAGTCATCATTAGGGCTTTGTGAAGTTTGACCTGTTTTAGAGTGCCTTCCACCAAAAACTCCTCCACCCCATTCTACCCAATCATCTGTTCTATTCGCTTTTAACTCTAAAGTTCCATCTTCTTTTTCTATATCTTCTTCAATACCAGGTGCTAATTTCATTTTTTTACCAAGTAGCAGTTGTTTTGCCTTTGTATATGATAAACTAGAAAAATCTGATAACTCTAAAGTCTCTTTTGCCATTAGTTGATAATGTTTATTATAAAAATATAACTCAAACGAACCTGCATAAGGAAACATCAAAGAAAAAGTAGATGTAGTATTATCCCATGTTCGCAAATAAATTCCTCCATTATCAATGTCCACAGGATAATATGGAAAATGACTTTGTGCAGTATCAGGTGCAACATGAACATTATCAATTTTTACAACTGTACTTCGATAATGGTTTCTTCCAACTGAAAATGGTGTGCCATTAACATACTCTTGTTCTGAGTTTTGTTGTACACTTACAATATCTGTTGAGTTAATTTCTACATGTTGATTAAATGAATATGAACCATCATTTCTTAAACAACTTAATGGAGTACCATTATATAATTTTGTTGCTGTACCACCTTTTACAATTTCACCACAATAATAAATATCATTTGCTTTTTCAATAGTAATTTCTTTTGCTAATTCTTTTGTATAACCTTTTTCTTCTAAACATTTTTTTAATTCTTCTGCTTTAAAAACATTTGCACTTATTGAACAATTAAAATAATCAGTCAATTCATTATCTGTAATGTTATAAGATTTTTTACTTAAACAAGTATTCATATTTGCTTTTTGAGAAGGACTTGGTCCCGCATGTTGCATATTACAATATATTTTATAGTGTGTCCCATCAACTGCGTGCTTTAATACATAAATATCATCATCTAAATATCCATTACCCACAATATGTACTGTTAATTTTGTATCCCTTGAATCTTCAACTTTGTTTATTCTGATGCAATCAGGATTTGCAGAATATTCATCGGGTTCACCAGATAATACATCTACTTCATAATCTGTATAACTTCTATCTTGACTTAATTCTTTAACTTCTGATGTAATTTGTGTAGAATAAATTGGCTCTTCACAAATTAGTTTAGTTTTTTTAAAGTTATTTACTTTACAAGTCACTTTTGTTTCATCTGCACAAGTTCCAATATACCCTGTTATATTACCTTCTACATCAAAGACTGGTTTATCTTCATCACAATAAATATATTCTCCATCTATCTTATTACTATTTTCATCTATTGAATCAGGTTTACACTCATATGGATATACGATATGTTGTTCTTCTAATATACATTCATCTTTCCCCATTATTGGAGAACTAGGACAATTAAATTGATGTGTTACTAATTCTGCTTTTGTATCTTCCTCTTTTATTAAACCTTTATCAAATATTGCACCCTTTAATTCAGTTTCTTCTCCTGTTACACTATCTACTCTCTCACAATTTTTTATTAAATTTTCCCCACAATTGTTTACAAAACATTGTGATTGTTTTGGATTGTCCCAACAAGTACCACCTGCTAATCTATCATAATAAGAAGTACAAGTTACTTTTCCTCCTTCATAGATTTTACCCCATTTATATTCCTTGCAAGTTTTATATATAATAGGAGGTCTTGAAATTTTTCTCAAATCTTTTACAAAAGTATTTAAGTTCTCTGAAGCTAACTTATTATTTTTTGCATATTCCCTTTCTATCCTCCAATATGCCAAACAAATAGTAATATCATTTGGAGTTCCCATATCTTCTTTTCTAAAAACTTTACAATCTTCTCCTTTTGGATCAACAATGCCATAACCAACAAATAGTTTTTTATCTTTTAAGTTTGATACATCAATATCATCAAATATTTTCAATGAAATTTCATCAGGCAAAACATCAAAATATTTAAAATATTTTAAATTTGATGGCTCTCCTGAATTTGTTGTATTTGTTGTATCAAAAAACCAGGCTTTCCTTTCTTCTGTTGTTGGATTTGTTTGTGTTGTTGTATCTTCTGAATACATTATTGATAATAACAATAATATTAATAGCAAATATCTATTAATCATCTTTATTCCCTTATATTTTGATGATGAGGTATATTACACCACATATAAAAATAGTCCATATTATTAAACTTCCTCCTTTTAATGATAATTTAAAATCTGTTATTGATGGTATTGAATTTACTACTAAGGTTACTAATAAAAAAATATATATTAAATGAGTAAAAAAATACATTTTGAAATAAATTAAATAATATGTATAAAAATATAAATATACATAATAACTTAATATAAGTAGTACTAACGGAGCCATTGCAATTAAAGCACTATTAAACCAATTTAAATCTTCATTATTTATATCTACACTTCCTAAACAATAATATTTCTTTTTATCTATTACTACTCTTTTAGGAATTATGGTAAAACCTTTTGGTTTCTTTAATATTAATATTATTGCTGCAATATAATGTGCAAGTTCATGAAAAAAAGTACCAATTAAATATACAAATGAAGTAACATACATACTCTGATTACTTTTTGCTTTTATTGACATTACAAGTATTGTTAATAAAATATATACATAAAACTCTGAGCCATTCATTATTTTTAGTAAATATGTATCTAACTCTAAATAATAAGTTAATATGGAATTTAAATACTCATATATCACTTATTACTCTTTCACACAATTATTATTAGCATCTAAAAAAGTACCATTAGGACATTCATCAATATAGCACTTTCCATCTTTTTCATATACTCTTGGATCTTGTGGGCAACTTGATTCCCCTATACAATAACTTATTTTGTCATTTAATGCTAAATCACAAAATTGTGAAGTACAAGGCATCCTTCCTTCTTCGCAATTATCTAATGAACATTGATATTGTCCGCTACCATTTAAACTACAAACTCCAGTCCCATTTGGGCATCTATGTACTAATCTCCTACAAACATTGTTTTGTTTTGTAAATGATGTACATTTTCCAGTTTCATCTACTACACATCCTGGATTTTCATTAGCCGTCTGAAGTTCCCAATTATTACCAAATTGATTTACCTCATCTTTACAATCGTATGTATAATAATAGTATTCTTGATCTAATTCTGAAGTATTCAGCTTTTTACAATTTGTCCCATTATCTTCATACCCTTCTGGGCAAGTAATTTCTTGCTTCTCACATATTGTTCCTTTTAATGTCCCTCCATTTGGACAAGTATATGCCCCTCCATTTATTCTACAAGTAAATGTGTACGTCTGTGAAATAGGACCATCTCCATTCCAGTTACATCTCTTTAAAGATGAATATGTTTTAGAACCAAAAGAACCAGCTCCTACTGTATTATTTGTACATTCGTTTGTAAAAGCAAATGAACTACAATATCCAAGAGTAGGTGTTCCATACCAATATTGCCATAATCCTGGATATCCCCCATACCATTGCCCATAATATTGGTATACTGCATTATACGAAGTTGTGGTTGTTACTTTATCAACATAGTCCCAATTTTCACATTTGTAAGTATTTTCATTTAATACTTTCCCATTTGCACAAGTAATTACATCTATTTTTGTAGCTATTCCATCATCATATTCATAATCTGAATTACAAGGTATTGGAGTACAAGCATCCCCACTTCTACTTATAGCTTCTATTGGATGAAATTCATATGGCATAATATATGTATTTGAAGTTGTTCTTCCATTGCAAGTTCCATATCCACATTTACTATCATTATTACAAACAAATGGTGAACATTGCCATTTGTTATCTACATATGCACAAGGTCTATCTTTATCAGAAACACAAGTAAATTTTTCTCGTTTACAATTATTTGCAGGTGGAGTTGAAGAATTACAAGGTGAAGCTAGCTCTGTATTTACTATAGTATTATCTGTATCAACTTTATTACAATCTCCCCCTTTATTTTGTGGAATATAATTGTAGTTTTGATTACTTGATAAATCAGAACATATATAATCATAAAAAGTGTAAGAAATTTCCTTTTTACACTCTCCTTTACTTACTTCCGTTCCAGTTGTTTCTAAATATCCTGCTGGACATTCTTTAATTGTTTCTGATTTTTTTATATTTTTATAAAATTCTAATCCTTGATCATTACATTGTGATTTACTTACACAGTCTCCATATAATTTATTATTTAAAATTCTAATAGAATTACCATTTTCTGTAATATTCATACTTCCTTTGATAATTACATCAGAATCAAAAATTATATAATCTCTTCCTCCACTCCATTTTAATATATTTCCCTCTCCATAAACTAAACCTTTTGTTAATCTCATACCAGTTGCTTTTAAAGCATAATAATAATAACCACCCTTTGAATATCCTCCCTTAAATATTGCTTCATCAAAACCTACATTTACAAAAGAAGAAGAACACCTGTAAAGATCTCCTCCTTTTGCAGAATAACAACTATAAAATGCTGCTACATTTCCATTAATATAGGGGTATATAAATACTTGATTATCTCTATTAGTAGTGTAACTTAACTTACTAGACGCAGATAATACTAATCTCTTTGTAATTGATGTAGTAATTGTTTTCTCAATTTTATTAGTATAATCAACAGTTGTAGAAGTATGTAACTGACTAAATCCATCTTCAACATCCCACTCTTGAGAACATTCAGATAATGCTTCCTCACAATATTCATTATTAAAGCTATCTTTATAACAATTACCTACTAAGAACTCTCTTGGTATCAATTGTTGTGAAGCTTCAACTTCTAATGAA
Coding sequences within it:
- a CDS encoding NACHT domain-containing protein yields the protein MSTELRLNDTQKREILRSFKEVDMHKELKILFSKMYNKNGDVYLTHGRDEMGRDLIISLNDPTGIENIAVVVKMDKLSGSASDKTLFEITTQIRQCFEVPLNVKDRLSPLKTNRVYVCIFGEISNKAESNLNANLKEHEGKIKYFDIHMMLKFFTEYYSNIFLGAASIEALHNKYKELSETLLNKNKFIETSFIEPNLRIFNKSKEHLLAISKNSDSAKIGKTIGENLFGEKETINTMATKLLNSQYKILVEGDAGSGKTIFVIKLTMHIIEETIHSINVQNCNEMKSISIPIVLKATDLTNGKNIEKKILEYCYSEEEILLPSLLLIDGMDEVNNKTKEKIISEAEAYCKRKNISLLFTSRKSTEVKKKLHKYQNYELLPFETSQAINYIKKMLSQNQILLNTLIKGIEVLQHQIPLYPMSLSLLIEIAETQKEIPASISELYKRYIDMTLNQYSNGEQINIIFEPTIKMTFLEDISFNLFYKNNVAIIKRNSFENFIDNYIKNFPLITNKEIFIIELERTSLIKIGEEHVEFLHKSFLDYFIASYFKNRQTELYDSDEFKDIYKLYHSSLWEDVTYFYFGQKARITKKEIDLLLSNTPEDFEPLLKDVSQFMIAKLLQFAWHTDSLDKEHAIKVSISNILEMRKGLSKLIEEDLGMQLPKILGDIQMIHFVDEAYSSRFLVDEVKSIIESIDKNKIAENANLFYFSTLYILENMNLLGEEYTKKFLDSFIEYSDCVNPDISLPLVNIVNLFVNKGKLQATDEQSKNLSIITTKMKKKYRDLTIDYLSFKNKMDEMRINKLSNSTKKRKYK
- a CDS encoding porin family protein; the protein is MKKLVGSIATATILTSGAFASDFYMGLNLGQSKVDTQIENVQNASLDEKDTSYGVTLGYNINKYFAVQTTYTKFGDATLDFKPGSTFKLKNEPLTSFVDGDIKVETKSISLELIGKAPIHNYFTPFIKLGMHRYSKELKLNTTLGSVYSKATGTDKLVGLGIESKFTENIYTRVGYDKYYLDDEGDVKNLSFSFIYKF